One stretch of Roseovarius mucosus DNA includes these proteins:
- a CDS encoding N,N-dimethylformamidase beta subunit family domain-containing protein gives MNEVPLTGYTDRLSARPGEEIAFKVSSTSGGRYRAWLARSICADPNPEGMGITEEDASAWFAPRDLPARHQPFFPGSYGLSDAAITLPAQGNVTLSATIQPTHLNGGDQAVLSCGPLTMGLNAEGCVFVAAGAARVTSPVPLPTHRWAQIEVRLTEGRATLVQTVLGHHSCETHEASGALPRAAITAPVVLAAGWADTRATTFFNGKIEGPTITGPDGLIAVWDLATAIPSARVPALTGPALSLVNFPTRAMTGSQWDASEMCWRHKPEHYGAIHFHEDDIYDFGWQTDFTLTVPEDMPSGVYIMHIEGDHGSDALPFYICPPQGIRPADLCVLIPTFTYVVYGNHARPDYDPAWQSRMRDWGAYPHNPAEYREYGLSTYNTHSDGSGICHASHRRPLFNLRPGFLTFGATGCSGLRHFAADSHLISWLHAKGLEYDIVTDHELHAEGAEVLAGYKAVTTTTHPEYHTAETLDALRDYRDSGGNLLYLGGNGFYWRIARHTENDSLLEIRRAEDGIRAWAAEPGEYYNAFDGTYGGLWRRSGRAPQALVGIGFAAQGEFYGAPYQRMCFDPKFDWLFEGVTEDLFGDYGFSGNGAAGFELDHVDHRIGSPLDHVLLARSAGDNQAFMLVPEEQLTHLTNLTGGSEEDAKHADLIYFDLPKGGSVFSVGSITFCGSLPWNGFDNDVSRLLDNFLRCKLGQQ, from the coding sequence ATGAATGAAGTCCCCCTAACCGGCTATACCGACCGTCTCTCGGCGCGGCCGGGCGAAGAGATCGCCTTCAAGGTCTCGTCGACCAGTGGTGGCCGCTATCGCGCATGGCTGGCCCGGTCGATCTGCGCCGATCCGAACCCAGAGGGCATGGGCATCACCGAAGAGGATGCCAGCGCGTGGTTCGCACCGCGCGACCTGCCCGCCCGGCATCAGCCGTTCTTTCCCGGCTCCTACGGCCTGAGCGACGCGGCCATCACGCTGCCCGCGCAGGGCAACGTCACTCTGTCCGCCACGATCCAACCCACGCACCTCAATGGAGGCGATCAGGCGGTTCTGTCCTGCGGTCCACTGACAATGGGGCTCAATGCAGAGGGCTGCGTTTTCGTAGCGGCGGGTGCGGCACGGGTCACGTCACCGGTGCCGCTGCCGACGCATCGCTGGGCGCAGATCGAGGTACGGCTGACGGAGGGGCGTGCCACACTTGTCCAGACAGTTCTGGGGCATCACAGCTGCGAGACGCATGAGGCAAGCGGTGCGCTGCCGCGCGCCGCGATCACGGCCCCTGTCGTTCTTGCCGCAGGTTGGGCTGATACCCGGGCGACGACTTTTTTCAACGGCAAGATCGAGGGCCCGACCATCACAGGCCCAGACGGGCTGATCGCGGTCTGGGATCTGGCCACGGCGATTCCGTCTGCCCGCGTGCCCGCGCTGACCGGACCGGCCTTGTCGCTAGTCAACTTTCCCACCCGTGCGATGACCGGCTCGCAATGGGACGCCTCCGAGATGTGCTGGCGGCACAAGCCCGAACATTACGGTGCGATCCATTTCCACGAGGACGATATCTATGATTTCGGCTGGCAGACCGATTTCACCCTGACCGTCCCTGAGGACATGCCCTCGGGCGTCTATATCATGCATATCGAGGGCGATCATGGCAGCGACGCCTTGCCGTTCTATATCTGTCCACCTCAGGGCATACGGCCCGCCGATCTCTGCGTGTTGATCCCGACCTTTACCTATGTGGTCTACGGCAACCATGCCCGGCCCGATTACGACCCGGCATGGCAGAGCCGCATGCGCGACTGGGGTGCCTATCCGCATAATCCGGCGGAATATCGCGAGTATGGCCTGTCGACCTACAACACCCATTCCGACGGGTCAGGTATTTGTCACGCTTCGCATCGGCGGCCGCTCTTCAATCTGCGGCCCGGATTTCTGACCTTCGGCGCGACGGGATGCTCTGGACTGCGGCATTTCGCGGCCGACAGCCACCTGATCAGCTGGCTGCATGCCAAGGGCCTAGAGTATGATATCGTTACAGATCACGAGTTGCATGCCGAAGGGGCTGAGGTTCTGGCGGGGTACAAGGCCGTTACCACCACCACCCACCCCGAATACCACACTGCCGAGACGCTGGACGCGCTGCGTGATTACCGCGATTCCGGCGGCAATCTGCTCTATCTGGGGGGCAACGGATTCTACTGGCGCATCGCGCGGCATACAGAGAATGACAGCCTTCTCGAAATCCGCCGGGCCGAGGACGGTATCCGCGCATGGGCCGCGGAACCGGGCGAGTATTACAACGCCTTCGATGGCACCTATGGCGGTCTTTGGCGGCGCAGTGGGCGGGCACCGCAGGCCCTCGTCGGGATCGGCTTTGCCGCGCAAGGCGAGTTTTACGGCGCACCTTATCAGCGGATGTGCTTTGATCCGAAGTTTGACTGGCTCTTCGAGGGGGTGACCGAGGATCTCTTTGGCGATTACGGGTTCAGTGGCAATGGCGCGGCGGGGTTTGAGCTTGACCATGTCGACCATCGCATCGGCTCGCCGCTGGACCACGTTTTGCTGGCACGCTCGGCAGGCGACAATCAGGCCTTCATGCTGGTCCCCGAAGAGCAGCTTACCCACCTGACCAACCTGACCGGTGGGTCCGAGGAAGACGCCAAACACGCAGATCTGATCTATTTCGACCTGCCAAAAGGTGGATCGGTCTTTTCGGTCGGGTCGATCACCTTTTGCGGCAGCTTGCCATGGAACGGCTTCGACAATGATGTCTCGCGCCTGTTGGACAATTTCCTGCGCTGTAAACTGGGGCAGCAGTAA
- a CDS encoding TRAP transporter large permease, producing MNGPLVMAAAFVFAMAIGVPIPFAAGLATVAGLLIADIPLTLMAQAAWTAFEPFPLVTIPLFILAGQLMEQGGMSEKLVTIAKRLVGAYKGGMGLVTVVACMFFAALSGSGPATTAAIGSITIPAMQKEGYRSRFAGAIAASAGALGSMIPPSNLLIIFALVTDVSIPRLFLAGILPGLILGLMLMVVVFVISWKNGYGGTEERFRWGPLLWALWDGKWAVFAPILILGGIYAGIFTPSEAAAVAVAYGLFVGLFVYKGLTWVKLLHAFKFTAIVIGTVLFILGSTKAFGQLVTIFDIPSDILTLFQGLIAYPWLIMLFIGIFYILVGMWLESIPQIIIFTAVFFPLVTSLGIDPVVFGIFTVMTCEIGFLTPPIGVNLFVAARISKISIEDISVGVLPLLIPYILMILILVFFSDWVTWLPNLVYGPQLR from the coding sequence ATGAATGGCCCCCTTGTCATGGCTGCGGCCTTCGTCTTTGCGATGGCGATCGGCGTGCCCATTCCCTTCGCCGCCGGGCTGGCCACGGTCGCAGGCCTGCTGATCGCGGACATTCCCCTCACCCTGATGGCGCAGGCGGCCTGGACAGCGTTCGAGCCGTTTCCGCTGGTGACCATCCCGCTCTTCATCCTTGCGGGACAGTTGATGGAACAGGGCGGCATGTCGGAAAAGCTGGTCACCATCGCAAAGCGCCTTGTGGGCGCCTACAAGGGCGGCATGGGGCTGGTGACGGTGGTGGCCTGCATGTTTTTCGCCGCGCTCTCGGGGTCTGGTCCCGCGACCACCGCCGCTATCGGCTCGATCACCATCCCCGCGATGCAGAAAGAGGGTTACCGCTCGCGCTTTGCCGGGGCCATCGCCGCCTCGGCGGGTGCGCTTGGCAGCATGATCCCGCCCTCCAACCTCCTGATCATCTTCGCGCTGGTCACCGATGTTTCCATTCCGCGCCTCTTTCTGGCGGGGATCCTGCCGGGTCTTATCCTGGGGCTGATGCTGATGGTCGTGGTTTTCGTCATCTCGTGGAAGAATGGCTATGGCGGCACCGAAGAGCGGTTTCGCTGGGGTCCGCTGCTCTGGGCGTTATGGGATGGCAAATGGGCGGTTTTCGCACCGATCCTGATCCTTGGTGGCATCTATGCCGGTATCTTCACCCCGTCCGAGGCGGCGGCAGTGGCAGTCGCATATGGTCTGTTTGTCGGGCTTTTCGTCTACAAGGGCCTGACATGGGTCAAGCTGCTGCACGCGTTCAAGTTCACCGCCATCGTCATTGGCACGGTGCTGTTTATCCTCGGCTCCACCAAGGCATTCGGCCAGTTGGTGACGATCTTCGACATTCCCAGCGATATCCTCACGCTGTTTCAGGGGCTGATCGCCTATCCGTGGCTGATCATGCTGTTCATCGGGATCTTCTACATCCTCGTCGGCATGTGGCTGGAAAGCATTCCGCAGATCATCATCTTCACCGCCGTGTTCTTTCCGCTGGTGACCAGCCTCGGCATCGACCCGGTGGTGTTCGGCATCTTCACCGTAATGACCTGCGAGATCGGCTTTCTGACACCGCCCATTGGCGTCAATCTCTTCGTCGCAGCTCGGATCAGCAAAATCTCGATCGAAGATATATCTGTCGGAGTGCTGCCGCTGCTCATTCCATACATACTGATGATCCTGATACTCGTCTTTTTCTCGGATTGGGTGACCTGGCTTCCCAATCTCGTCTACGGCCCGCAACTGAGGTAA
- a CDS encoding GtrA family protein has protein sequence MSRQFLSFAGVGAVATAAHYLTLLALVEGSLAHPAPASAAGAAVGALVSYALNYRLTFAAQSPHRKTLPKFLAIAVFAMILNFVLMHALITLLSLPYIAAQVAVTGVMLLLTFNANRNWTFGRE, from the coding sequence ATGAGCCGCCAGTTCCTCAGCTTTGCGGGCGTCGGCGCAGTTGCGACAGCGGCACACTATCTCACCCTCCTCGCACTTGTTGAAGGCAGCCTCGCGCATCCTGCCCCTGCCTCCGCCGCCGGTGCCGCGGTTGGGGCTCTTGTCAGCTACGCGCTGAACTATCGTCTCACGTTTGCGGCCCAAAGCCCGCACCGCAAAACCCTGCCGAAATTCCTCGCTATCGCGGTTTTCGCCATGATCCTGAACTTCGTCCTGATGCACGCTCTCATCACCTTGCTGTCCCTTCCCTACATTGCCGCGCAGGTCGCCGTCACCGGCGTCATGCTCCTCCTGACGTTCAACGCCAACCGCAACTGGACCTTTGGCAGAGAGTGA
- a CDS encoding LysR family transcriptional regulator, translating to MKIGLRHIRYFLVLAEDLNFRRASEHLHISQPALTRTIQHLEAELQVTLFDRSQNFVRLTDAGRAFREGGQRVLNGVEATIDLTRRVSIGEAGALRVGYTDFAIADALPELLKQFHQRHPGITVRPHHGVTAAQLQQLRDDKLDIGFVTGPVRQPGFRSRVVQTDRPICIVPEGHRLASRASVELADLADEDFVHGPTEAWAHFYDYLFPHCRKAGFQPRIVQEAFNSVGILGLVSCGMGITILTESIYDFATGGLVPLPISDIDDVMVTEAVWASENLRLPTQHFVDFLEQSDSHRLQGAQRLK from the coding sequence ATGAAAATCGGTCTGCGCCATATCCGCTATTTTCTGGTCCTTGCTGAGGACTTGAATTTCCGACGCGCCTCGGAACATCTTCACATATCGCAACCCGCCCTCACCCGCACGATCCAGCACCTTGAGGCGGAGTTGCAGGTTACGTTGTTCGACCGTTCACAGAACTTCGTGCGCCTGACCGATGCGGGCCGCGCCTTTCGCGAGGGCGGTCAGCGCGTGCTAAACGGAGTGGAGGCCACCATCGATCTGACGCGCCGGGTCAGCATCGGCGAGGCCGGTGCGCTGCGGGTGGGCTATACTGATTTCGCGATCGCCGATGCGCTGCCCGAATTGCTCAAGCAGTTTCATCAAAGGCACCCCGGCATCACCGTGCGCCCGCATCACGGGGTTACTGCTGCACAACTTCAGCAGTTGAGGGACGACAAGCTCGATATTGGATTTGTTACCGGGCCGGTGCGGCAACCAGGATTTCGAAGCCGCGTCGTGCAAACCGACCGTCCGATCTGCATCGTGCCCGAAGGCCATCGCCTGGCATCGCGTGCCTCTGTTGAGCTGGCCGATCTGGCTGATGAGGATTTCGTGCATGGGCCGACCGAGGCCTGGGCGCATTTCTACGACTATCTCTTTCCGCATTGCCGCAAGGCTGGCTTTCAGCCGCGCATCGTGCAGGAGGCTTTCAACTCGGTTGGAATTCTTGGTCTTGTGTCCTGCGGAATGGGCATCACCATCTTGACCGAAAGCATCTACGACTTCGCCACTGGTGGTTTGGTGCCCTTGCCGATCTCTGACATCGACGACGTCATGGTCACGGAGGCCGTCTGGGCATCTGAAAACCTGCGCCTCCCGACCCAACACTTTGTTGATTTCCTTGAGCAGTCGGATAGTCACAGACTTCAAGGCGCTCAGCGGCTTAAATAG
- a CDS encoding glycosyltransferase family 2 protein, producing MNDNEFVFEQDIPLIDTTPANQNGSARSAASLSVVVPAYNEAGNIRAFLDRLLPCLDRTRAACEIIFVDDGSADKTPVCVAEQCALDARIKLIRLSRNFGKEAALNAGLSHAVGDLVIQIDVDLQHPPETIDAMIKEWSLGADIVYAKRNSRQDESWMRRFLARSFYRVFGLICDVKLMEGAGDFILLDRKVVDALMQLPERGRFTKGLYAWVGFRRKAVPFDVAPRAHGQSGWPLLKLARFAMDAMTAFGSLPLKVWTYIGLLLAFASTLYGAVIFVQKLAFGIDVPGYASLMVAVCFLSGVQLLGLGIMGEYVSRIFAEVKQRPMFLVQERIGFDQRPYMPQTPLQMPPSVVAPSKAPSRGLDTFVS from the coding sequence ATGAACGACAACGAGTTTGTATTCGAACAGGACATCCCCCTGATCGATACAACACCCGCCAACCAGAACGGCAGCGCACGCAGTGCCGCGTCACTCTCTGTCGTCGTGCCAGCTTATAATGAAGCGGGGAATATCCGTGCCTTTCTCGACCGCCTGCTTCCCTGTCTCGACAGAACGCGCGCTGCATGCGAAATCATTTTCGTTGATGATGGCAGCGCCGATAAGACACCGGTGTGCGTGGCGGAGCAGTGTGCACTGGATGCCCGTATCAAGCTGATCCGCCTCAGCCGAAATTTCGGCAAGGAAGCGGCGCTGAATGCAGGTCTGTCCCATGCCGTAGGCGATCTCGTGATCCAGATTGACGTCGATCTTCAACACCCGCCCGAGACCATCGACGCGATGATAAAAGAATGGAGCCTTGGTGCCGACATTGTCTATGCCAAACGCAACTCTCGCCAGGATGAAAGCTGGATGCGCCGTTTTCTGGCGCGTAGCTTCTATCGTGTCTTTGGCCTGATCTGCGATGTCAAACTGATGGAGGGGGCGGGCGATTTCATCCTCCTCGACCGCAAGGTCGTCGATGCTCTGATGCAATTGCCCGAGCGCGGAAGGTTCACAAAGGGGCTTTATGCTTGGGTCGGGTTTCGGCGTAAGGCGGTGCCTTTCGATGTCGCGCCGCGTGCTCATGGCCAGTCCGGCTGGCCGCTGCTAAAACTGGCCCGCTTCGCGATGGATGCCATGACGGCCTTCGGCTCCCTTCCGCTTAAAGTCTGGACCTATATCGGCCTCCTGCTCGCCTTCGCCTCCACGCTCTACGGTGCAGTGATCTTCGTGCAAAAGCTCGCCTTCGGAATCGACGTGCCCGGCTATGCCTCGCTGATGGTTGCGGTCTGTTTCCTCTCTGGTGTTCAGTTGCTGGGGCTCGGCATCATGGGCGAATATGTCAGCCGTATTTTCGCAGAGGTAAAGCAACGCCCGATGTTTCTCGTGCAGGAGCGCATCGGCTTTGATCAGCGTCCCTACATGCCGCAGACACCCCTCCAGATGCCACCATCTGTCGTCGCCCCGTCCAAAGCTCCGTCGCGCGGGCTGGACACGTTCGTCTCTTGA
- a CDS encoding TRAP transporter substrate-binding protein, with protein MSHSPFKIFAGPLAALTVVAGTASAQDVTINLGYAASETSTYAVLADKFEELVEEYTEGSVDVKVRCCGQLMGEDEAFKAMQLGTVDMFVITGNNISPHFPLMDAFVLPYIFQNKEHAYRVLEGEVGRDFAAQLQAATNVHLLTYGFVGDRDFYNSRSPIASVEDMAGLKVRVPKNQVMIDTYEEFGAAPIPLPWADTPTALQTGTVEGADNGTSFIKSQKFYEIMPYFTVLEHFTYFSPLFASDRVMNKLDEAQRDAVMRAAAEAGVYHRKEMAAQTDEIRAFLTGEGGMETTNVDRSGFIEAGLRVQDRYAADKGDDFIALVNAIRTEAE; from the coding sequence ATGTCACATTCACCCTTTAAGATCTTCGCCGGGCCACTTGCGGCCCTGACCGTTGTCGCGGGCACGGCCTCGGCGCAAGACGTCACCATCAATCTCGGCTATGCGGCCTCCGAGACCAGCACCTATGCCGTGCTCGCCGACAAGTTCGAGGAGCTGGTTGAGGAATATACCGAAGGCAGCGTTGACGTGAAGGTGCGCTGCTGCGGCCAGCTCATGGGCGAGGACGAGGCATTCAAGGCGATGCAGCTTGGAACCGTGGATATGTTCGTTATCACCGGTAACAACATCTCACCGCATTTTCCGCTGATGGACGCGTTCGTTCTGCCCTACATCTTTCAAAACAAGGAGCATGCTTACCGCGTGCTCGAAGGTGAGGTTGGGCGCGATTTCGCCGCGCAGCTTCAGGCCGCGACAAACGTGCATCTGCTGACCTACGGTTTTGTTGGGGATCGCGATTTCTACAATTCCAGAAGTCCAATCGCCTCGGTCGAGGACATGGCGGGGCTCAAGGTGCGTGTCCCCAAGAACCAGGTGATGATCGACACCTACGAGGAATTTGGCGCGGCACCCATTCCGCTGCCTTGGGCCGACACGCCAACTGCGCTTCAGACCGGCACGGTTGAAGGGGCGGATAACGGCACCTCATTCATCAAATCGCAGAAGTTCTACGAGATCATGCCCTATTTCACGGTTCTGGAGCATTTCACCTATTTCTCGCCGCTCTTCGCCAGCGACCGCGTGATGAACAAGCTCGATGAGGCGCAGCGCGACGCGGTGATGCGGGCGGCCGCCGAGGCGGGTGTTTATCACCGCAAGGAAATGGCAGCGCAGACCGACGAAATCCGCGCCTTCCTGACGGGCGAGGGCGGCATGGAAACAACCAACGTCGACCGCTCTGGCTTTATCGAGGCGGGACTGCGCGTGCAGGATCGCTATGCCGCCGACAAAGGGGATGACTTCATTGCCCTTGTGAATGCTATCCGCACGGAAGCCGAGTAA
- a CDS encoding Hint domain-containing protein: MAITSNVLDGGIAFNEWHSISFTTDYNGDGQANGGVEAYVELVNTSASSIDISGYQYFHINNGLVSQLAHTVPGGTTLAAGETYTIVSNNGSLTATMPSNITGQGAVADIAMNQSADVNLFLANPEGDFIVLQENGGNAFLGDDIIAAGLNPANQVGIDVVTAAGADQSIARVTDGEDTFETQTPSPGEPNCFFAGSRIATPSGMKAIEELAVGDQIMTASGRIVPIVWLARQTLSTKFGRPDALPVRIMAGALGEGLPIADLTLTADHAVVIDGVLVNAGVLVNGTTIVTVPLTELENSYTVYHIEIDEHDVILAEGLPTESFVDYTGRDAFDNHAEYLAMYGGDRLIREMALPRITARRLMPPSLRALLGIHHVTADSPETSPLNTRCAA, encoded by the coding sequence ATGGCGATCACGAGCAATGTTCTTGACGGTGGTATTGCGTTCAACGAGTGGCATTCGATTTCATTCACGACGGATTACAACGGCGATGGTCAAGCGAATGGCGGGGTCGAGGCCTATGTCGAGTTAGTGAACACCAGCGCGTCCTCGATCGACATCAGTGGGTATCAATATTTCCATATCAATAACGGGCTTGTGTCTCAGTTGGCCCACACCGTGCCGGGAGGAACCACCCTCGCAGCCGGAGAGACCTACACGATAGTCTCCAACAACGGCAGCCTCACTGCGACCATGCCGTCGAACATCACTGGCCAAGGCGCAGTTGCCGACATCGCAATGAACCAGAGCGCCGATGTCAATTTGTTCCTGGCAAACCCCGAGGGCGATTTCATCGTCTTGCAAGAGAACGGTGGGAATGCATTTCTGGGCGACGACATCATCGCTGCAGGATTAAATCCAGCCAATCAGGTTGGCATTGACGTCGTCACAGCCGCAGGCGCGGATCAAAGCATTGCGCGCGTGACGGATGGTGAAGATACCTTTGAGACCCAAACGCCGAGCCCCGGAGAGCCGAATTGCTTTTTTGCAGGCTCTCGGATCGCGACACCGTCAGGCATGAAGGCAATAGAAGAGCTCGCCGTCGGTGATCAGATCATGACGGCCTCCGGTCGTATTGTTCCAATTGTCTGGTTGGCCAGACAGACCTTGTCCACGAAATTTGGCCGTCCCGATGCCCTGCCAGTTCGGATCATGGCGGGCGCACTTGGCGAAGGGTTGCCCATCGCAGACTTAACTTTGACGGCTGATCATGCTGTGGTGATCGACGGCGTGTTGGTGAATGCAGGCGTTTTGGTCAATGGTACGACTATCGTCACCGTTCCCCTCACCGAGTTAGAGAATAGCTATACCGTCTATCACATTGAGATTGACGAACACGATGTCATTCTCGCGGAGGGTCTTCCGACAGAGAGCTTCGTCGATTACACTGGACGAGATGCGTTTGACAACCACGCAGAGTACCTCGCCATGTACGGCGGCGACAGGCTGATACGGGAAATGGCGTTGCCGCGCATTACGGCACGCCGCCTAATGCCACCTTCATTGCGTGCCCTTCTGGGTATCCACCACGTCACAGCCGATAGTCCTGAAACCTCTCCTCTGAATACGCGCTGCGCGGCTTGA
- a CDS encoding ChbG/HpnK family deacetylase, translating into MDKIIETPMTWGGRIHLCADDFGLNAAVDEGILDLVHLGRLTAVSCMAGGVEIARDIPRLLAAVSDAPRPVQIGLHVTLTEYTTLGPIRGLAPECALPGIGTVMRQAYLRRLDVPAIRMEIDRQMACLSALMGRVPDFVDGHQHVHLLPGIRDAVAASWKDWNVRPGWVRYCGAPERDLARLPSAQFKSRVLSLMSRAAAPSHDEAGMVTNPRFFGVTEFSPEVPFGPRMRRWLSLANSGESGALIMCHPGRASAPAAGDPPDPIHLHRPQELAYLASEAFLTDLAETGVATRFGL; encoded by the coding sequence ATGGACAAGATTATTGAAACACCGATGACCTGGGGCGGGCGCATTCATCTTTGTGCTGATGATTTCGGTTTGAACGCGGCGGTCGATGAGGGGATTCTGGACCTCGTGCACCTTGGTCGGCTGACGGCAGTCAGCTGCATGGCGGGGGGAGTGGAAATTGCGCGGGACATCCCCCGGTTACTGGCTGCGGTCAGCGATGCGCCCCGGCCCGTTCAGATCGGGCTCCACGTGACTTTGACTGAGTATACCACGTTGGGGCCGATCCGCGGCCTTGCGCCTGAGTGCGCCCTGCCGGGGATTGGGACGGTGATGAGGCAGGCATATTTGCGCCGATTGGATGTGCCCGCTATCCGGATGGAGATTGACCGGCAGATGGCCTGCCTTTCTGCGCTGATGGGCCGGGTGCCCGATTTCGTGGATGGCCATCAACATGTGCATCTTCTTCCGGGAATACGCGATGCGGTGGCGGCAAGCTGGAAGGACTGGAACGTGCGGCCGGGCTGGGTCCGGTATTGCGGCGCGCCGGAGCGAGACCTCGCCCGGCTGCCGTCGGCCCAGTTCAAATCCCGCGTGCTAAGCCTGATGAGCCGTGCCGCCGCGCCCTCGCATGATGAAGCCGGCATGGTGACGAATCCACGCTTTTTCGGCGTGACGGAATTCTCGCCAGAGGTGCCTTTTGGCCCCCGGATGCGCCGTTGGCTGTCGCTAGCGAACAGCGGCGAGAGCGGCGCGCTCATCATGTGCCATCCGGGACGGGCATCGGCGCCCGCAGCAGGTGATCCGCCTGACCCGATCCATCTCCATCGCCCACAGGAGCTTGCCTATCTCGCGTCCGAAGCTTTCTTGACGGATCTCGCCGAGACAGGTGTTGCGACGCGATTTGGTCTTTGA
- a CDS encoding TRAP transporter small permease encodes MLSKLDRYFEEVICTICLTVVVGSVLLQVILRYFFSTAAAWAEETAVYGMIFAVYLGATMAVRERAHIRITLLVSRLPRALQVGAVVLADALWAGFVIFMILQTTIYTQLLFNVTYMTPGLGIEQRWVQMIIPMAFGLMLFRILQVYWRWGRDGWKDLPL; translated from the coding sequence ATGCTGTCCAAGCTAGACAGGTATTTCGAAGAGGTGATTTGCACGATCTGCCTGACGGTTGTGGTGGGGTCTGTCCTGCTTCAGGTCATCTTGCGCTACTTCTTTTCGACCGCCGCCGCCTGGGCCGAGGAAACCGCGGTCTACGGCATGATCTTTGCGGTCTATCTCGGGGCCACGATGGCGGTCCGCGAACGCGCGCATATCCGCATCACCCTGTTGGTTAGCCGCCTGCCGCGCGCCTTGCAGGTAGGGGCCGTGGTACTGGCCGATGCGCTCTGGGCCGGCTTCGTGATTTTCATGATCTTGCAGACGACGATCTATACGCAGCTTTTGTTCAACGTCACCTACATGACCCCCGGTTTGGGGATCGAGCAGCGATGGGTGCAGATGATCATCCCGATGGCGTTCGGCCTCATGCTTTTTCGTATCCTGCAAGTTTATTGGCGGTGGGGGCGTGACGGCTGGAAGGATCTGCCGCTATGA
- the eda gene encoding bifunctional 4-hydroxy-2-oxoglutarate aldolase/2-dehydro-3-deoxy-phosphogluconate aldolase, with protein MTLSPKDASRQTRALCELAPIVPVLVINDAAAARPLAEALVAGGLPVLEVTLRTPAALDAIRAMAQVRGGHVGAGTLVTPDDVRAAKAAGATFGVAPGATEKLLAACEAEGLPLLPGAATASEAMALLERGYDMLKFFPAEASGGVAALKAIGAPLPQISFCPTGGINPDNAPSYLSLSNVVCAGGSWVAPEALVAMGKWDEIEELAREAAKLRAAP; from the coding sequence TTGACCCTGTCCCCCAAAGACGCCAGCCGCCAGACCCGCGCACTTTGCGAACTCGCCCCGATCGTGCCTGTTCTTGTGATCAACGATGCCGCCGCCGCCCGCCCTCTGGCAGAGGCTCTTGTGGCCGGGGGCCTACCTGTTCTTGAGGTGACCCTGCGCACCCCTGCCGCGCTTGATGCGATCCGCGCCATGGCGCAGGTTAGAGGCGGTCACGTCGGCGCAGGCACATTGGTTACCCCCGATGATGTGCGCGCCGCCAAAGCCGCAGGTGCAACCTTCGGTGTCGCCCCGGGCGCTACCGAAAAGCTTCTCGCCGCCTGCGAAGCCGAAGGGTTGCCGCTCCTCCCCGGTGCGGCCACGGCAAGCGAGGCAATGGCCCTCCTGGAGCGTGGCTATGACATGCTCAAGTTCTTCCCCGCCGAGGCGTCGGGCGGCGTAGCCGCTCTCAAAGCCATCGGTGCGCCTTTGCCGCAGATTTCGTTTTGCCCTACGGGCGGGATCAACCCCGACAATGCGCCAAGCTATCTGTCGCTTTCCAATGTCGTCTGCGCCGGTGGCAGTTGGGTCGCACCTGAAGCTCTCGTCGCCATGGGCAAATGGGACGAAATCGAAGAGCTCGCCCGTGAAGCTGCCAAATTGAGAGCCGCACCCTGA